Genomic segment of Deinococcota bacterium:
CGGCCGAGGAGAGGCCCGAAGATTACCGTGAGGACGAGGAGGATCATGCCTAGGCTCAGAGGGCGGGTTAGAAACGGCAGGAGACTGCCGTCGCCGAGCAACAACGAGCGGCGCAAGTTCTCCTCGAAGAGCGGCCCGAGCACGATCCCGAGGATGATGGGGGCGGGATGCACCTCGGCCTTCTTCAGGAGGTAACCGGCGACACCAGCCAGGAGCGCGACGCCGATGTCGAAGGGGCTGTTTTGAATGGCGTACGAGCCGACGATGCAAAGAAGCGTAACCACCGCGAGCACGATGGGTTGGGGGAAGGAGAGCAGCCT
This window contains:
- a CDS encoding tripartite tricarboxylate transporter permease gives rise to the protein RLLSFPQPIVLAVVTLLCIVGSYAIQNSPFDIGVALLAGVAGYLLKKAEVHPAPIILGIVLGPLFEENLRRSLLLGDGSLLPFLTRPLSLGMILLVLTVIFGPLLGRKLKKPKPTP